In one window of Caenimonas aquaedulcis DNA:
- the pal gene encoding peptidoglycan-associated lipoprotein Pal: MIKRMNLAIGAAAMALVMAGCSSVPLDQPPVEDKKIGTLPQQPGGGGTQSKVEPVVTDNAGLTNLGPQNVARVILFDYDSYVIKPEYQSIVDGHARWMKANPSRKLNIEGHTDERGGREYNLALGQRRAEAVRRALTLLGVPDAQMEAVSFGKEKPAAMGSDESAWAQNRRAEFTYR; this comes from the coding sequence ATGATCAAGCGAATGAACCTTGCAATCGGCGCCGCGGCCATGGCCCTGGTCATGGCCGGCTGCTCCAGCGTTCCCCTGGACCAGCCTCCCGTCGAGGACAAGAAGATCGGCACCTTGCCGCAGCAGCCCGGCGGCGGGGGCACGCAGAGCAAGGTGGAGCCCGTGGTCACCGACAACGCGGGACTCACCAATCTCGGCCCGCAGAACGTCGCGCGCGTGATCCTGTTCGACTACGACAGCTACGTCATCAAGCCCGAATACCAGAGCATCGTCGACGGCCACGCGCGCTGGATGAAGGCCAACCCGTCGCGCAAGCTGAACATCGAAGGGCACACCGATGAGCGCGGCGGCCGCGAATACAACCTGGCCCTCGGCCAGAGGCGCGCCGAGGCCGTGCGCCGCGCGCTGACGCTGCTGGGCGTGCCCGATGCGCAGATGGAGGCCGTGAGCTTCGGCAAGGAAAAACCGGCCGCGATGGGCAGCGATGAATCGGCCTGGGCGCAGAACCGCCGCGCCGAGTTCACGTACCGCTGA
- a CDS encoding glycosyltransferase family 4 protein: protein MDDAPARRLRIAVLNRVFRATGGGAESYSIRIVQELAQRHDIHVVAQEFSHEWPGVMHVKVPRLFKRPRWLNQLWYALCSWHVTRHGFDVVHSHENTWHGDIQTIHVRPVRGDLLGASRGWARAGRWAKIAASPRLLSNLALEAMRFRVRRGRRIVLVSDALRAQCVASYPDSEAAMSVITPGVDMGAVAATQGASRAALGLPEEGEVILFVGNDFARKGLGTLLEAVAGLPSSATLAVVGSGSGTPYQDRIRALGLEGRVLFLGVRQDMGPLYRAATVLAHPTLGDSFAMVVLEAMAQGLPVVASGPAHCGISTMLRDGGDALLLDDPRQAGPLRDALGRILDDRELAARLSRNGLQFAAGHSWRAAALAYEALYAGAAAAAG, encoded by the coding sequence GTGGATGACGCACCCGCGCGGCGCCTGCGCATCGCGGTGCTGAACCGGGTGTTTCGCGCTACCGGCGGCGGGGCCGAGTCCTATTCCATCCGCATCGTGCAGGAACTCGCGCAGCGCCACGACATCCACGTGGTCGCGCAGGAGTTCTCGCATGAATGGCCCGGCGTCATGCACGTGAAGGTGCCCCGGCTCTTCAAGCGCCCACGCTGGCTGAACCAGCTCTGGTATGCGCTGTGCAGCTGGCACGTCACGCGCCATGGATTCGACGTGGTGCACTCCCACGAAAACACCTGGCACGGCGACATCCAGACCATCCACGTGCGTCCGGTCCGCGGCGACCTGCTGGGCGCGAGCCGCGGCTGGGCCCGTGCGGGGCGCTGGGCGAAGATCGCCGCGAGTCCCCGGCTGCTGTCGAACCTCGCGCTCGAAGCGATGCGCTTCCGGGTGCGCCGCGGACGGCGCATCGTCCTCGTGTCCGATGCCCTGCGCGCGCAGTGCGTGGCGTCCTATCCGGACAGCGAAGCGGCCATGTCCGTGATCACGCCGGGCGTCGACATGGGCGCCGTCGCGGCTACGCAGGGCGCTTCCCGCGCCGCGCTCGGCCTGCCGGAGGAGGGCGAGGTGATCCTCTTCGTCGGGAACGATTTCGCGCGCAAGGGCCTGGGGACGCTGCTCGAGGCGGTGGCCGGGCTTCCTTCTTCCGCCACGCTCGCCGTGGTCGGCAGCGGCTCGGGCACGCCTTACCAGGATCGCATCCGGGCCCTCGGCCTGGAAGGGCGCGTCCTGTTCCTGGGCGTGCGGCAGGACATGGGACCGCTGTACCGCGCGGCTACCGTGCTCGCGCATCCCACCCTCGGCGACTCCTTTGCGATGGTGGTGCTGGAGGCCATGGCGCAGGGGTTGCCGGTGGTGGCCAGCGGTCCGGCGCACTGCGGCATCTCGACGATGCTGCGCGATGGCGGGGACGCCTTGTTGCTGGACGATCCGCGCCAGGCCGGGCCGCTGCGCGACGCGCTGGGCCGTATCCTGGACGATCGCGAGCTCGCGGCCCGCTTGAGCAGGAACGGCCTGCAGTTCGCCGCCGGCCACAGCTGGCGGGCGGCGGCACTGGCTTACGAAGCGCTCTACGCCGGGGCCGCGGCCGCCGCGGGCTGA
- a CDS encoding glycosyltransferase family 2 protein, protein MARISAYIIAYNEAAKVADAIHSVQWADEVVVADSNSTDGTIEIAQSLGARVVQIPFEGFGKLRNDAVAACTHDWVFSLDSDERCTPEVGAEVRALVENPQHGAYFVPRRNFFLGREIRHSGWYPNYRQPQLFRKEAMKYEMSPVHEGYELAPGVTAGYLSNAIWQLPFRDLSESLSKMNRYSTLGATKRRQSGSSYGKALTHAVWAFWKHWLFKRGFLDGWAGFIIALSYFEVTFYRYAKAVELEHQAQWAAGWKDILKR, encoded by the coding sequence ATGGCCCGTATCTCCGCCTACATCATTGCCTACAACGAAGCCGCGAAGGTTGCCGATGCGATCCACAGCGTGCAGTGGGCCGACGAGGTGGTGGTGGCGGACTCCAACAGCACGGACGGCACGATCGAGATCGCGCAGTCGCTGGGCGCCCGCGTGGTGCAGATCCCCTTCGAAGGCTTCGGCAAGCTGCGCAACGACGCGGTCGCGGCCTGCACGCACGACTGGGTCTTCAGCCTCGATTCGGATGAACGGTGTACGCCGGAAGTAGGCGCCGAAGTGCGCGCGCTGGTGGAAAACCCGCAGCACGGCGCCTATTTCGTGCCGCGGCGAAACTTTTTCCTGGGCCGCGAAATCCGTCATTCAGGCTGGTACCCGAACTACCGCCAGCCGCAGCTGTTCCGCAAGGAGGCCATGAAATACGAGATGAGCCCCGTCCACGAAGGCTACGAGCTCGCCCCGGGCGTTACGGCAGGTTACCTGAGCAACGCCATCTGGCAGCTGCCATTCAGGGATTTGTCCGAATCCCTCAGTAAGATGAACCGCTATTCGACGCTGGGCGCCACGAAGCGCCGGCAAAGCGGCTCGAGCTACGGCAAGGCGTTGACGCATGCCGTGTGGGCCTTCTGGAAGCACTGGCTGTTCAAGCGCGGTTTCCTGGACGGCTGGGCAGGCTTCATCATCGCGCTCTCGTATTTCGAAGTGACGTTCTACCGCTACGCCAAGGCGGTGGAGCTGGAGCACCAGGCGCAGTGGGCCGCCGGCTGGAAAGACATCCTGAAGCGTTGA
- a CDS encoding polysaccharide deacetylase family protein encodes MRPPIPILTYHQVDAAPPAGSNYRSLVVSPGAFARQMRMLRALGYRGLSMTALEPYLRGEKSGKVVGITLDDGYVNNLEHALPVLRRFGFSATCYIVSGQLGGSNVWDHAKGVPPKPLMDAAQLGAWILGGQEIGAHTRNHVDLLQADDAQAREEIEGCKRDLESRFGVPVRHFCYPYGFHRPQHAAMVRDAGFATATTTQRARTRAGDDSYELPRVPVLRQTSLPLLWMKVATGYEDRRRG; translated from the coding sequence ATGCGACCGCCCATTCCCATCCTCACCTACCACCAGGTCGACGCCGCGCCGCCCGCGGGCTCGAATTACCGCAGTCTCGTCGTCTCCCCGGGCGCGTTCGCGCGGCAGATGCGCATGCTGCGCGCACTCGGCTATCGCGGCCTGTCGATGACGGCGCTGGAGCCCTACCTGCGCGGCGAGAAGTCCGGCAAGGTCGTGGGCATCACGCTGGACGACGGCTACGTGAACAACCTGGAGCACGCACTGCCGGTGCTGCGGCGCTTCGGCTTTTCCGCGACCTGCTACATCGTCAGCGGCCAGCTCGGCGGCTCGAACGTGTGGGACCACGCGAAGGGCGTCCCGCCCAAGCCGCTGATGGACGCCGCGCAACTCGGCGCGTGGATCCTCGGCGGCCAGGAAATCGGCGCGCACACGCGCAATCACGTCGACCTGCTGCAGGCGGACGATGCCCAGGCACGGGAGGAAATCGAGGGCTGCAAGCGGGATCTCGAATCGCGCTTCGGCGTGCCGGTGCGCCACTTCTGCTACCCCTATGGTTTTCACAGGCCGCAGCATGCGGCGATGGTGCGCGACGCCGGCTTCGCCACCGCGACCACGACGCAACGCGCACGCACGCGCGCCGGCGACGATTCCTATGAGTTGCCGCGCGTGCCGGTACTGCGCCAGACCTCGCTGCCCCTCCTGTGGATGAAGGTAGCCACCGGCTACGAGGACCGCCGGCGTGGATGA
- the rng gene encoding ribonuclease G has protein sequence MQQDILVNWSPQETRVAVVENGAVQELHVERTLERGLVGNVYLGKVARVLPGMQSAFIDIGLERAAFLHVADVWHRQPEGEPPGFVRSSQPQVPIEKQVFEGQALMVQVIKDPIGTKGARLSTQISIAGRLLVFLPQDDHVGVSQKIPSDQREALRSRLQTLVGNPSTGGGGGFILRTNGEDANDGELAEDIAYLRKTWSRIREASVRLPPPSILHQDLNLLQRVLRDLAGEETQTIRIDSKEQFAILQAFGSEFMPAGAQRLQLYKGERPIFDLFNIDEEIAKALGRRVDLKSGGYLIVDQTEALTTIDVNTGGFVGARNFDDTIFKTNLEAAQAIARQLRLRNLGGIIIVDFIDMGREDHRDAVLAEFRKQLARDRVKTMAGGFSQLGLVEMTRKRTRESLAHMLCEPCPACAGKGTIKTARSVAYDILREILREARQFNPREYRVVAAPQVIELFLDEESQHLAGLSDFIGKPISLQSESAMGQEQYDIVLL, from the coding sequence ATGCAACAGGACATCCTGGTCAACTGGTCGCCGCAGGAGACGCGGGTGGCCGTCGTGGAGAACGGCGCCGTGCAGGAACTGCACGTGGAACGCACCCTGGAGCGCGGCCTCGTGGGCAATGTCTACCTCGGCAAGGTCGCGCGGGTGCTTCCGGGCATGCAGTCGGCCTTCATCGACATCGGGCTGGAGCGCGCGGCGTTCCTGCACGTCGCGGACGTCTGGCACCGCCAGCCCGAGGGCGAGCCGCCCGGCTTCGTGCGCAGCAGCCAGCCGCAGGTCCCGATCGAAAAGCAGGTGTTCGAGGGGCAGGCGCTCATGGTGCAGGTCATCAAGGACCCGATCGGCACCAAGGGTGCGCGCCTGTCCACGCAGATCAGCATCGCGGGACGCCTGCTCGTCTTCCTGCCGCAGGACGACCACGTGGGCGTGTCGCAGAAGATCCCGTCGGACCAGCGCGAGGCGCTGCGCTCCCGGCTGCAGACGCTCGTCGGAAATCCCTCCACCGGCGGGGGCGGCGGCTTCATCCTTCGCACGAATGGCGAAGACGCCAACGACGGGGAACTCGCCGAAGACATCGCCTACCTGCGCAAGACCTGGTCGCGCATCCGCGAAGCCTCCGTGCGCCTGCCGCCGCCGTCCATCCTGCACCAGGACCTGAACCTGCTGCAGCGCGTGCTGCGAGACCTCGCCGGCGAGGAGACGCAGACCATCCGGATCGACTCGAAGGAGCAGTTCGCGATCCTGCAGGCCTTCGGCAGCGAATTCATGCCCGCGGGCGCGCAACGCCTGCAGCTGTACAAGGGCGAGCGGCCGATCTTCGACCTGTTCAACATCGACGAGGAGATCGCCAAGGCGCTGGGACGCCGCGTGGATCTCAAGTCCGGCGGCTACCTCATCGTCGACCAGACCGAGGCGCTCACCACCATCGACGTCAACACCGGCGGCTTCGTCGGCGCGCGCAACTTCGACGACACGATCTTCAAGACTAACCTCGAGGCGGCGCAGGCCATCGCGCGGCAATTGCGCCTGCGCAACCTCGGCGGAATCATCATCGTGGACTTCATCGACATGGGCCGCGAGGACCACCGCGACGCCGTGCTGGCCGAATTCCGCAAGCAGCTCGCGCGCGACCGCGTAAAGACCATGGCAGGCGGCTTCTCGCAGCTGGGCCTCGTGGAGATGACGCGCAAGCGCACGCGCGAGTCGCTCGCGCACATGCTGTGCGAACCCTGCCCGGCCTGCGCCGGCAAGGGCACCATCAAGACGGCGCGCAGCGTCGCCTACGACATCCTGCGGGAAATCCTGCGCGAGGCGCGGCAGTTCAACCCGCGCGAATACCGCGTGGTGGCCGCGCCGCAGGTGATCGAGCTGTTCCTGGACGAAGAGAGCCAGCATCTCGCGGGCCTGTCCGACTTCATCGGCAAACCCATCTCCCTGCAAAGCGAGAGTGCGATGGGACAGGAGCAATACGACATCGTCCTGCTGTAA
- the tolB gene encoding Tol-Pal system beta propeller repeat protein TolB — MKRRACVAGLLMAPVAGALAQFRVEVTGVGLTQLPIAIAPFRGEADAPQKIAAIVQADLERSGQFRIVDAAGAAFDENSRPDMTPWRQKGADSLAVGGMSRLADGRYDVRFRLWDVVRGQDAAVFGQVVTAGDLRVEAHRIADVIYEKLTGQKGIFSTRIAYVTKAGTRYNLWIADADGENAQSALSSSEPIISPAWSANGQQIAYVSFESRKPVVYVHEVLTGKRRLIANFRGSNSAPAWSPDGRTLAVTLSRDGGSQLYTIDANGGEPRRLTQSAGIDTEPVYAPDGRSIYFVSDRGGAPQIYRMPNTGGNPERVTFTGSYNISPTVSPDGRWLAYISRINGVFKLQVMELGSNNVQSITDTTADESPSFAPNGRLIVYATRQNGQEALMTTTLDGKIKARLAGKGGDIREPDWGPFQK, encoded by the coding sequence ATGAAGCGCCGTGCGTGCGTGGCGGGCCTGCTGATGGCGCCGGTGGCCGGGGCCCTGGCGCAGTTCCGTGTGGAAGTGACCGGCGTGGGCCTGACGCAGCTGCCCATCGCCATCGCGCCGTTTCGCGGCGAGGCCGACGCGCCGCAGAAGATCGCCGCCATCGTGCAGGCGGACCTCGAGCGCAGCGGCCAGTTCCGCATCGTGGACGCCGCGGGCGCCGCGTTCGACGAAAACAGCCGCCCCGACATGACGCCCTGGCGCCAGAAGGGCGCCGACTCGCTCGCCGTCGGGGGCATGAGCCGACTGGCGGACGGCCGCTACGACGTGCGCTTCCGCCTCTGGGATGTGGTGCGCGGCCAGGACGCCGCGGTATTTGGCCAGGTGGTGACGGCGGGGGACCTGCGCGTCGAGGCGCACCGCATCGCCGACGTCATCTACGAAAAGCTCACCGGGCAGAAGGGCATCTTCTCGACGCGCATCGCGTACGTGACCAAGGCCGGCACGCGCTACAACCTCTGGATCGCCGACGCCGACGGCGAGAACGCACAGAGCGCGCTGTCGAGCAGCGAGCCCATCATCTCGCCGGCGTGGTCGGCGAACGGGCAACAGATCGCCTATGTGTCGTTCGAATCGCGCAAGCCGGTGGTGTACGTGCACGAAGTGCTGACGGGCAAGCGCCGGCTGATCGCGAATTTCCGCGGCTCCAACAGCGCGCCCGCGTGGTCGCCCGACGGGCGCACCCTCGCCGTCACGCTCAGCCGCGACGGCGGCTCGCAGCTCTACACGATCGATGCGAACGGCGGCGAGCCGAGGCGCCTCACGCAATCGGCCGGCATCGACACCGAACCCGTCTACGCACCGGACGGGCGCAGCATCTATTTCGTGAGCGACCGGGGTGGGGCGCCGCAGATCTACCGCATGCCCAACACCGGCGGAAATCCCGAGCGCGTGACCTTTACGGGGAGTTACAACATCTCGCCCACGGTGAGCCCCGACGGGCGCTGGCTGGCCTACATTTCCCGCATCAACGGCGTGTTCAAGCTGCAGGTCATGGAGCTCGGCAGCAACAACGTCCAGTCCATCACCGACACCACCGCCGACGAAAGCCCCAGCTTTGCGCCCAACGGACGCCTCATCGTCTATGCGACCCGGCAGAACGGCCAGGAGGCGCTCATGACGACCACGCTCGACGGCAAGATCAAGGCGCGTCTGGCGGGCAAGGGCGGCGACATCCGCGAGCCCGACTGGGGCCCGTTCCAGAAATGA
- a CDS encoding O-antigen ligase family protein, whose translation MAASVPVSLAALNVAKALVLALGLALLASAVASGRPLERLRSVRSPWLVVAMLAALGASLAYTEVPVLTALPELAKYGKLLVIPLVLVLIRTPREASIALAIYGGAQCFVVLSSYLLSTGLQLPWVIKGEAQRQAVGAVFSTYLDQSIMTAGLAVLCWHLRDRFASRHARMAVGFVCALCALNVLFLLPGRSGHVALIAGLLMAIPAALPRQHRAKVLLVSAVVAITLPLAAPQFRERMAKVASESAAYVDGDRSPTSSTGTRLNFWQRSLEAIGERPLTGYGVGSWNQEYLRLEGVDLRAEFAHLRNPHQEYLLWGVQLGLGGIALFCLFLNAMQADARVLTRDAGAAARSFVVMLAMVCLFNSTLFDALIGDYFCLLIGLLFALGLSDARAGTPGRIAGAPAQGSLIDRLALASVTQPLSRPVPAESGPAYLAAVGRLKVARRVAWRRVVLRMTGQDDLKLDRFPPGSRKLLWIYFGEEQIGDGLMDLAHRSLLVERGYEVDLFTSALVARLYQGDPWFSRVSADPAGFRAADYACALILSNKHRPLKQKIRHFPQLPWVSIHEFFTGPNFHRGLFAAQRAADLAGVDLDAPGLESHGSQKLRDLDGSAPPPPGDFSQSIALAIGGVHEDRTYEGWIGVVRGLVAGGQRSFVLVGSHNGAARAAALVSALQGQADIADFTGALSLDETRSLLGACAVAVCPDGGLMHLAVTTPVKLVGLFSSRIAPQWRLPTDRLGGALVSGTERVSDIAPEDIVRRVLRVRTESAVCPH comes from the coding sequence ATGGCCGCCTCCGTTCCCGTGTCGCTGGCCGCGCTCAACGTCGCCAAGGCCCTGGTGCTCGCGCTCGGCCTCGCCCTGCTGGCATCTGCCGTCGCGTCTGGCCGCCCGCTCGAGCGCCTTCGCTCCGTGCGATCGCCCTGGCTGGTGGTGGCGATGCTCGCCGCGCTCGGCGCGAGCCTCGCGTACACCGAAGTCCCCGTGCTCACCGCGCTGCCGGAGCTCGCCAAGTACGGCAAGCTGCTGGTCATCCCGCTGGTGCTGGTGCTGATCCGCACGCCCCGCGAGGCATCCATCGCCCTTGCGATCTACGGCGGCGCGCAGTGCTTCGTCGTCCTCAGTTCCTACCTGCTGTCGACGGGGCTGCAGCTGCCCTGGGTGATCAAGGGCGAAGCGCAGCGCCAGGCGGTGGGCGCCGTCTTCTCGACCTACCTGGACCAGTCCATCATGACCGCGGGCCTCGCGGTGCTGTGCTGGCACCTGCGGGACCGCTTCGCTTCCCGCCATGCGCGGATGGCGGTCGGGTTCGTGTGCGCGTTGTGCGCGCTCAACGTGCTGTTTCTGCTGCCGGGGCGCAGCGGGCACGTGGCCCTCATCGCGGGGCTGCTGATGGCGATCCCCGCCGCGCTGCCGCGCCAGCACCGGGCCAAGGTGCTGCTGGTGTCGGCCGTCGTCGCGATCACGCTGCCGCTCGCGGCGCCGCAGTTTCGCGAGCGCATGGCCAAAGTCGCATCGGAGTCGGCGGCGTACGTCGACGGCGACCGCTCGCCCACGTCGTCCACGGGCACGCGCCTGAACTTCTGGCAGCGCTCGCTCGAGGCGATCGGCGAGCGTCCGCTCACCGGGTATGGCGTGGGCAGCTGGAACCAGGAATACCTGCGCCTCGAAGGCGTCGACCTGCGCGCGGAGTTCGCGCACCTGCGCAATCCGCACCAGGAATACCTGTTGTGGGGCGTGCAGCTGGGCCTCGGCGGCATCGCCCTCTTCTGCCTGTTCCTCAACGCGATGCAGGCCGACGCCCGGGTCCTCACGCGCGATGCGGGCGCCGCCGCGCGCTCGTTCGTCGTGATGCTGGCGATGGTCTGCCTGTTCAATTCCACGCTGTTCGATGCGCTCATCGGCGATTACTTCTGCCTGCTCATCGGGCTGCTGTTCGCGCTGGGGCTCTCCGATGCCAGGGCCGGCACGCCCGGCCGCATCGCCGGCGCCCCCGCGCAGGGATCGCTCATCGACCGCCTCGCGCTCGCGTCGGTGACGCAGCCCCTCAGCCGGCCGGTCCCGGCGGAATCCGGCCCCGCCTACCTGGCGGCGGTCGGGCGCCTCAAGGTGGCGCGCAGGGTCGCGTGGCGCCGGGTGGTGCTGCGCATGACGGGCCAGGACGACCTGAAGCTCGATCGCTTCCCGCCCGGCAGCCGCAAGCTGCTGTGGATCTATTTCGGCGAGGAGCAGATCGGCGACGGGCTCATGGACCTCGCCCACCGCTCGCTGCTCGTCGAACGCGGATACGAGGTCGATCTCTTCACGTCCGCGCTCGTGGCGAGGCTGTACCAGGGCGACCCGTGGTTCTCCCGGGTGTCCGCGGACCCGGCGGGCTTCCGCGCGGCGGACTATGCGTGCGCGCTCATCCTGAGCAACAAGCACCGCCCGCTCAAGCAGAAGATCCGCCACTTCCCGCAGCTTCCCTGGGTGTCGATCCACGAATTCTTCACCGGCCCGAACTTCCACCGCGGCCTCTTCGCCGCGCAGCGCGCCGCGGACCTCGCCGGGGTGGACCTGGACGCCCCCGGGCTGGAATCGCATGGCTCGCAGAAGCTGCGCGATCTCGACGGCTCCGCCCCGCCGCCGCCGGGTGACTTCTCGCAATCGATCGCGCTGGCGATCGGGGGCGTGCACGAAGACCGCACCTACGAGGGCTGGATCGGCGTCGTGCGCGGCCTGGTGGCCGGCGGGCAGCGCAGCTTCGTCCTCGTGGGCAGCCACAACGGGGCGGCCCGCGCGGCGGCGCTGGTGTCGGCCTTGCAAGGCCAGGCCGACATCGCGGATTTCACCGGGGCGCTCAGCCTGGACGAGACGCGCTCGCTGCTGGGCGCATGCGCGGTGGCGGTCTGCCCGGACGGCGGCCTCATGCACCTGGCCGTGACCACGCCGGTGAAGCTGGTGGGCCTCTTCTCGTCGCGGATCGCGCCGCAGTGGCGCCTGCCTACCGACCGCCTGGGCGGCGCCCTGGTATCGGGCACGGAACGCGTGTCCGACATCGCTCCCGAAGACATCGTGCGCCGGGTCCTGCGCGTGCGAACAGAAAGTGCCGTGTGCCCGCATTGA
- the msbA gene encoding lipid A export permease/ATP-binding protein MsbA yields the protein MNVNQAQRIRRILPYFRGCGPAFAALLAATCVVALTEPVIPALMKPLLDNGFQGANFNLWLVPLALLGLFGLRGISGFIAQYSLAHMANKAMVQLRGRLFARVLDAPMSLFAHTSASALSNTVVYEVQTGTTLLVTTMLTLIRDSLTLVALMAYLFYINWKLTLIVLVIFPGVALVMKVLSRRLHRITQANQDATDRLAYVVEENVLAHRVVRLHEAQAAQGERFGQLSGELRRLAMKSTVAASAMTPLTQMLAAGALSAVICTALWQSSTSGITVGGFAAFVTAMLMLIAPIKHLSESASPITRGLAAVERGLDLIEHTEPEREGTHEAARACGEIALEDVTVRYEDSARDALESVSLRVAPGETVALVGGSGSGKTTLVNLLPRFVVPSSGRILLDGVELHDWRLNALRRQFAFVSQEVVMFNDTIASNITLGLPVDRERIARALEAANLSEHVATLPQGMDTLVGHNARQLSGGQRQRLAIARAIYKDAPILVLDEATSALDTESEQAVKSALQRLMAGRTTLIIAHRLSTIEHADRILVMASGRVVEEGSHAELLRRGGHYARLYSVASAEGSNPASPSDLLG from the coding sequence TTGAACGTCAACCAAGCCCAGCGCATCCGGCGCATCCTGCCCTACTTCCGCGGCTGCGGGCCCGCCTTCGCCGCCCTGCTTGCGGCCACGTGCGTGGTGGCGCTGACCGAGCCCGTCATCCCCGCGCTCATGAAGCCCCTGCTGGACAACGGCTTCCAGGGCGCGAACTTCAACCTGTGGCTGGTTCCGCTCGCGCTGCTGGGCCTGTTCGGGCTGCGCGGCATCTCCGGTTTCATCGCCCAGTATTCGCTCGCCCACATGGCCAACAAGGCGATGGTGCAGCTGCGTGGCCGCCTGTTCGCCCGCGTGCTGGACGCGCCCATGTCGCTGTTCGCGCACACCTCGGCCAGCGCGCTGTCCAACACCGTCGTGTACGAAGTGCAGACCGGCACCACCTTGCTGGTGACGACCATGCTGACGCTGATCCGCGACTCGCTGACCCTCGTCGCGTTGATGGCCTACCTGTTCTACATCAACTGGAAGCTCACCTTGATCGTGCTGGTGATCTTCCCAGGCGTCGCCCTGGTCATGAAGGTGCTTTCCAGGCGCCTGCACCGCATCACGCAGGCCAACCAGGACGCGACCGACCGCCTGGCCTATGTCGTCGAGGAAAACGTGCTCGCGCATCGCGTGGTCCGCCTGCACGAGGCGCAGGCGGCGCAAGGCGAGCGCTTCGGCCAGCTGAGCGGGGAACTGCGGCGCCTCGCGATGAAGTCCACCGTGGCGGCGTCGGCCATGACGCCGCTCACGCAGATGCTTGCCGCCGGCGCCCTCTCCGCCGTCATCTGCACGGCGCTCTGGCAAAGCTCGACGAGCGGCATCACCGTCGGCGGCTTCGCGGCGTTCGTGACGGCGATGCTCATGCTGATCGCGCCGATCAAGCACCTCTCCGAATCCGCCTCGCCCATCACGCGCGGCCTCGCCGCGGTGGAACGGGGTTTGGACCTGATCGAACACACCGAACCGGAGCGCGAGGGCACGCATGAGGCCGCGCGCGCCTGCGGCGAGATCGCACTGGAGGACGTGACGGTGCGCTACGAGGACAGCGCGCGCGACGCGCTCGAAAGCGTGAGCCTGCGCGTCGCGCCCGGGGAAACGGTGGCGCTCGTCGGCGGCTCGGGCTCGGGCAAGACGACGCTGGTGAACCTGCTGCCCCGTTTCGTCGTCCCCAGCAGCGGCCGCATCCTGCTGGACGGCGTGGAACTCCACGACTGGCGCCTCAACGCGCTGCGCCGGCAGTTCGCCTTTGTGAGCCAGGAAGTGGTGATGTTCAACGACACGATTGCCTCCAACATCACGCTCGGCCTGCCGGTGGACCGCGAGCGGATCGCCCGGGCACTGGAGGCGGCGAACCTGAGCGAGCACGTGGCCACGCTGCCGCAGGGCATGGACACGCTGGTGGGTCATAACGCGCGGCAACTCTCGGGCGGCCAGCGCCAGCGGCTCGCGATCGCCCGCGCCATCTACAAGGACGCGCCGATCCTCGTGCTCGATGAAGCAACGTCGGCGCTCGACACCGAGTCGGAGCAGGCCGTGAAGTCCGCGCTGCAGCGGCTGATGGCCGGACGCACGACGCTCATCATCGCGCACCGCCTCTCCACCATCGAGCACGCGGACCGCATCCTCGTGATGGCCTCCGGCCGTGTCGTCGAAGAAGGCTCGCACGCCGAGCTGCTGCGCCGCGGCGGCCACTACGCCCGGCTCTACAGCGTGGCGTCCGCCGAAGGGTCCAACCCGGCCTCGCCCAGCGACCTGCTGGGGTGA